One Elusimicrobiota bacterium DNA segment encodes these proteins:
- a CDS encoding TIGR00282 family metallophosphoesterase: protein MKILFIADVVGQPGRETLCKRFPEIKEKEKPDFIIANAENAAGGKGLTGPTAREIFGCGIDVITLGNHAFDRKEIEEVINNPKILRPANYPPNVQGKGYGVYHLDGKGKIAVINIMGRIYLPNIDCPFRGINDILEIIKKETKVIIVDFHAEVTSEKNAMGWYLDGRVSAVIGTHTHIPTADEKILPLGTAYITDVGMTGPVEGVIGMDKEIVLKKFLTGLPHPFVVAKGQTVMQGCVVEIDENSGKAQSIRRFSIQG from the coding sequence ATGAAAATTCTTTTTATCGCCGATGTCGTCGGCCAGCCCGGAAGAGAAACACTTTGCAAAAGGTTTCCTGAAATAAAGGAAAAAGAAAAACCGGATTTCATAATTGCAAATGCGGAGAATGCCGCAGGGGGCAAAGGCTTGACCGGGCCTACGGCAAGAGAAATCTTTGGATGCGGGATAGATGTTATAACTTTGGGAAACCATGCGTTTGATAGAAAAGAAATTGAGGAAGTAATAAATAATCCTAAAATTTTAAGGCCCGCCAATTATCCTCCCAACGTTCAAGGGAAAGGGTACGGGGTTTATCATCTGGATGGAAAAGGAAAAATAGCCGTCATAAATATTATGGGCCGGATATATTTGCCGAATATTGATTGTCCGTTCAGGGGAATCAACGATATTCTTGAAATAATTAAAAAAGAAACAAAGGTGATTATAGTTGATTTCCATGCTGAAGTAACTTCTGAAAAAAATGCCATGGGCTGGTATCTTGACGGCAGAGTATCTGCGGTGATAGGCACCCATACGCATATTCCGACAGCTGATGAAAAAATACTGCCCCTAGGGACAGCCTATATTACTGATGTCGGGATGACCGGCCCCGTAGAAGGCGTTATAGGGATGGACAAAGAGATTGTCTTAAAGAAATTTTTAACCGGGCTACCCCATCCTTTTGTGGTAGCAAAGGGCCAGACCGTTATGCAAGGGTGCGTTGTTGAAATAGACGAAAATTCAGGTAAGGCGCAGTCAATTAGGAGATTCTCAATTCAGGGGTAA
- a CDS encoding four helix bundle protein: MVQDFRELRIWQNGMQIVKQSYLLTKQFPKEEIFGLVSQVRRAAVSIPSNVAEGFARNHDNEYRQFLYIALGSCAELETHFEITKQLNYCKNDELAEVQNLIKLEIKMILRMIKSL, translated from the coding sequence ATGGTGCAAGACTTCAGGGAATTGAGAATTTGGCAAAATGGTATGCAGATTGTCAAACAGTCATATTTGTTGACAAAACAATTTCCAAAGGAAGAGATATTTGGGCTTGTATCTCAAGTTCGAAGGGCAGCGGTTTCAATTCCATCCAATGTTGCCGAGGGTTTTGCCCGGAATCACGATAACGAGTACCGGCAGTTTCTTTATATCGCGTTGGGTTCATGTGCAGAGCTGGAAACTCATTTTGAGATAACAAAGCAACTAAACTATTGCAAAAATGATGAGTTGGCGGAAGTCCAAAATTTGATTAAACTTGAAATCAAAATGATTCTTAGAATGATTAAAAGTCTGTAA
- the xseA gene encoding exodeoxyribonuclease VII large subunit, protein MEDGHKIYTVSELNNEIKIVFEDVYPDIWVEGEISNFKTYSSGHMYFSLKDEESQISAVIFRGTSRSFRFTPEDGIKVIARGRVSAYPKRGEYQFVINYLEPAGKGALQLAFEQLKKKLEKEGLFDPERKKPIPLLPQKIGIVTSPTGAAIKDILSVINRRYANVEILLYPVHVQGDEAKYDISEAIKYLNDNYPSLDVLLVGRGGGSIEDLWAFNEEMVARAIASSKIPVSSCVGHEIDYTIADFVADMRAATPSSAAELVVKNKAELIEKLDDLKHHIVNQMEFMLSEKEERLKDISDSKAIQNPAALFEDKIHEIDDIQEKILHFSQMFMDAKQKEWGLLREKLGLLSPLNILDRGYSVCFSVPQNKIVKDAKILSVNDTVKVKLSKGEIFANVEKIN, encoded by the coding sequence ATGGAAGATGGACACAAAATATATACGGTTTCTGAACTAAACAACGAAATTAAGATTGTTTTTGAAGACGTCTATCCCGACATATGGGTTGAAGGAGAAATATCCAATTTCAAGACTTATTCTTCCGGCCACATGTATTTTTCTCTGAAGGATGAAGAATCGCAGATATCAGCGGTAATTTTTCGAGGCACAAGCCGTTCGTTCAGATTTACGCCTGAAGACGGAATAAAAGTAATTGCGCGGGGCAGGGTTTCGGCGTATCCTAAACGAGGTGAGTACCAGTTTGTTATAAACTACCTTGAACCTGCCGGTAAAGGGGCTCTGCAGCTGGCATTTGAACAGCTCAAGAAAAAACTGGAAAAAGAAGGGTTGTTTGATCCGGAAAGAAAAAAACCTATACCTCTGCTGCCTCAAAAAATCGGTATAGTTACGTCTCCAACCGGCGCGGCAATAAAAGATATCCTTTCAGTTATAAACAGGCGCTATGCAAATGTTGAAATTCTTCTTTATCCGGTGCACGTTCAGGGCGACGAGGCAAAATACGATATTTCTGAAGCAATTAAATATTTGAATGATAATTATCCGAGCCTGGATGTTTTGCTTGTAGGCCGCGGCGGGGGTTCAATAGAAGATCTTTGGGCTTTTAACGAAGAAATGGTGGCAAGAGCTATCGCTTCATCAAAAATTCCCGTGAGTTCCTGCGTGGGGCATGAGATAGATTATACAATAGCCGATTTTGTTGCGGATATGCGAGCAGCAACTCCTTCATCGGCGGCAGAGCTCGTAGTAAAAAATAAAGCGGAACTTATAGAAAAACTAGATGACCTAAAACATCATATTGTCAATCAGATGGAATTTATGCTTTCCGAAAAAGAAGAAAGACTTAAAGATATTTCTGACAGCAAGGCCATTCAAAACCCGGCTGCTTTATTTGAGGATAAGATTCATGAAATAGATGATATTCAGGAAAAAATATTGCATTTTTCCCAGATGTTTATGGACGCAAAACAAAAAGAATGGGGCCTTTTAAGAGAAAAACTAGGGCTTCTTTCGCCCCTTAATATATTGGACAGAGGCTATTCTGTTTGTTTTAGTGTTCCACAAAATAAAATAGTCAAAGATGCAAAGATATTAAGCGTCAATGATACGGTAAAAGTTAAACTTTCAAAAGGCGAAATATTTGCAAATGTGGAAAAAATTAATTGA
- a CDS encoding IS1182 family transposase has protein sequence MAYRYGDRHQMNLFPQSIEDYVREDDPVRAYDAFVESLELGELGIIVDENQVGNPEYEPKAMIKLLVYGYSYGIRSSRKLERATYHNVSFIWLMGGLKPDHKTIARFRTDNKRALKNILKQCARLCIKLGLIEGNTLFVDGSKIRANAAIDNTWTQEKCEKHLKSIDEHIESILKECDVIDEKEQNSDSLVKLKEELKDKEALKSKVQNIMKELKSQELQSMNSTDPECIKVKGRQGIHSGYSGQIVVDEKHGLIVNSDVVNEHNDREQFANQIEQAHETLEHKCKNACADDGYANTDELKKIADKNVNVIVPSQEQTSQQNSEPFAKEQFTYDSQTDSYICPQGHKLPYSHLDKEKNMNVYSISDRNLCRNCVHFGICTTSNKGRRIKRLANEETKKILEQNFTKEQSQTIFRLRKQKVELPFGHIKRNLGVTAFLLRGLDGVKAEMSLFSSCFNMSRMISIIGVQALVAKLMS, from the coding sequence ATGGCATACAGATACGGCGACCGGCATCAAATGAACTTGTTCCCGCAAAGTATCGAAGACTATGTTCGTGAAGATGACCCTGTGCGGGCCTACGACGCTTTTGTGGAATCGCTTGAACTTGGTGAACTTGGGATAATAGTTGATGAAAACCAAGTAGGCAACCCTGAATATGAACCCAAGGCAATGATTAAGCTGCTTGTATATGGCTACTCTTACGGTATCCGCAGTTCAAGGAAACTGGAAAGAGCCACATACCATAATGTATCATTTATCTGGCTTATGGGCGGCTTAAAGCCAGACCATAAAACCATAGCCAGATTCAGAACAGATAATAAAAGAGCTCTAAAAAACATATTAAAGCAGTGTGCCAGGTTATGTATAAAGCTTGGCCTTATTGAAGGCAATACTTTGTTTGTGGACGGCAGTAAAATAAGAGCCAATGCAGCGATAGATAACACATGGACACAGGAAAAATGCGAAAAACATCTTAAAAGCATAGATGAACATATTGAATCCATACTTAAAGAATGCGATGTTATAGATGAAAAAGAACAAAACAGCGATTCTTTGGTAAAGCTCAAAGAAGAACTGAAAGACAAAGAAGCTCTTAAATCAAAGGTTCAAAACATTATGAAAGAACTAAAGAGCCAGGAACTTCAATCAATGAATTCCACTGATCCGGAATGTATAAAAGTGAAAGGACGACAGGGAATACATTCCGGTTACAGCGGGCAAATCGTTGTTGACGAAAAACACGGATTAATAGTCAATAGCGATGTTGTCAATGAACATAATGACCGCGAACAATTTGCAAATCAAATAGAGCAAGCCCATGAAACACTTGAACATAAGTGTAAAAATGCCTGTGCCGATGACGGTTATGCTAACACCGATGAACTAAAAAAGATTGCGGACAAAAATGTCAATGTTATTGTGCCTTCACAAGAACAAACCAGTCAGCAAAATTCAGAGCCGTTTGCCAAAGAACAATTTACGTATGATTCACAGACCGATTCTTACATATGCCCACAAGGACACAAGCTGCCGTATAGTCACCTTGACAAAGAAAAGAACATGAACGTTTATAGCATTTCTGACAGAAATTTATGTCGAAATTGCGTGCATTTCGGAATATGCACAACATCAAACAAAGGCAGGCGCATAAAACGGCTTGCCAATGAAGAAACTAAGAAAATACTTGAACAAAATTTTACAAAAGAGCAATCGCAGACAATATTCCGCTTAAGAAAACAAAAGGTTGAGCTCCCTTTCGGGCACATTAAGCGAAATCTGGGGGTTACAGCATTTCTGTTAAGAGGTCTTGATGGTGTTAAAGCAGAAATGTCGTTGTTTTCCAGTTGCTTCAACATGTCGCGGATGATAAGCATTATTGGCGTGCAGGCGCTGGTTGCCAAGCTAATGTCTTAA
- a CDS encoding Fic family protein, which translates to MKRYIWENKNWQNLEYDHKAVMELLSKARLVQGNLLGKMSALELRLEVEAQAEVLVEEAVRTAEIEGMKLDRNAVRSSVAVRLGLPQGVGLPKERNADGLVEVLFDAVRNHSKPLSIKRLNGWQAALFPTGYSGLHKIRVGALRGNAPMQVVSGPIGKEKVHFEAPPEKKMKEEMALFVDWWNKSFGKMDGILRAAAAHFRFVTIHPYEDGNGRIARALTDMALAQDENINVRFYSLSSQIIKQRNEYYSILEKVQNCRLEPTKWFEWFLESFIKSVEGSQNIVSHVLKKAEFWKAHSQVQINERQRKVIHKMLEAGTDGFEGGLTTRKYTSMTKASRATAFREIDDLLQKKVIRHIGGKGRSVRYGFVW; encoded by the coding sequence TTGAAGCGCTATATCTGGGAAAACAAAAACTGGCAAAACCTTGAGTACGACCATAAGGCGGTAATGGAGCTTCTTTCCAAAGCTCGCCTCGTGCAAGGCAACCTTTTGGGAAAAATGTCCGCATTGGAACTTCGTCTTGAAGTAGAAGCCCAGGCAGAAGTGCTCGTTGAAGAAGCTGTTCGGACAGCAGAAATAGAAGGCATGAAGCTTGACCGCAATGCCGTGCGTTCTTCGGTTGCGGTTCGCTTGGGTTTGCCGCAAGGCGTTGGTTTGCCGAAAGAGCGGAACGCCGATGGTCTTGTAGAAGTTCTTTTTGATGCTGTTCGTAATCATTCCAAACCTTTATCAATAAAACGGCTTAACGGCTGGCAGGCGGCGCTTTTTCCTACCGGATATTCAGGACTACATAAAATTCGTGTTGGCGCTCTAAGAGGGAATGCCCCTATGCAGGTGGTTTCAGGTCCTATCGGAAAAGAAAAAGTACATTTTGAAGCTCCTCCCGAAAAAAAGATGAAAGAAGAAATGGCTCTTTTTGTTGACTGGTGGAATAAATCATTCGGTAAAATGGACGGTATACTTCGCGCAGCAGCAGCACATTTCCGTTTTGTTACTATACATCCATACGAAGACGGCAACGGCCGTATTGCGCGCGCACTTACAGATATGGCACTAGCCCAGGACGAAAATATTAATGTCAGGTTCTACAGTTTGTCTTCACAGATCATAAAACAAAGAAACGAGTATTACTCAATTCTTGAAAAAGTCCAAAATTGCAGACTAGAACCTACCAAATGGTTTGAATGGTTTCTGGAATCTTTCATAAAATCGGTTGAAGGCTCACAAAACATCGTTTCACATGTATTAAAGAAGGCGGAATTTTGGAAGGCCCATTCTCAAGTTCAAATAAACGAAAGGCAAAGAAAAGTAATACATAAAATGCTTGAGGCAGGGACCGATGGTTTTGAAGGCGGCCTTACCACACGGAAATACACAAGTATGACGAAAGCAAGCCGTGCTACGGCTTTTAGGGAAATAGACGATCTTTTGCAAAAGAAAGTTATTCGCCATATCGGCGGCAAAGGCCGCAGTGTCCGCTATGGCTTTGTTTGGTAA
- a CDS encoding ATP-binding protein, translating to MNNARILFEKLSLEYINANMMNKEFETNWMDCKEKEDATSAELSPNDKKLFAKALSGFANTSGGVILFGIRARPRPADDVDIIIDKNPIKGLKKYESNLREIESRIVERLVKGVEYLPIETSPDEGVMAVYIPESEASPHRSVQDYKFYIRAGGTFNSIDLKIVEDLFHKTKKPDLQLLLKEISPDQILILLRNNGKGIAKYPSFVIELPQYVNVSSYRLDGNKSNDIVVTQKYFRGKEGKFAVYSGSIDNIIHADGGELPIINFSTVITKLVNQTFTLPYYLDAENMQTKESKYTISFDNQGRIKDITII from the coding sequence ATGAATAATGCTAGAATTTTATTTGAGAAGTTAAGTCTTGAGTATATTAATGCAAATATGATGAATAAAGAGTTTGAAACTAATTGGATGGACTGCAAAGAAAAAGAAGACGCAACAAGTGCCGAACTATCACCAAATGACAAAAAGCTTTTTGCAAAGGCGCTTTCAGGATTTGCAAATACTTCTGGTGGTGTTATATTGTTTGGCATTAGAGCAAGGCCAAGACCAGCTGATGATGTAGATATAATAATAGACAAGAATCCTATCAAAGGTTTGAAAAAGTATGAATCCAATTTGAGAGAAATTGAAAGTAGAATTGTAGAGAGATTGGTCAAAGGGGTTGAATATTTGCCAATAGAAACTTCACCCGATGAAGGAGTAATGGCCGTTTATATACCTGAAAGTGAGGCGTCTCCTCATAGAAGTGTGCAGGATTACAAGTTTTATATTAGAGCAGGAGGTACTTTTAATTCTATTGACCTTAAAATAGTAGAAGATTTATTTCATAAAACAAAGAAACCTGATCTACAGCTTCTACTTAAAGAAATTAGTCCCGATCAAATTTTAATTTTATTGCGGAACAATGGAAAAGGGATCGCAAAATATCCTTCTTTTGTTATAGAACTTCCTCAATATGTGAATGTTTCTAGTTATCGATTGGATGGGAATAAATCTAATGATATTGTTGTTACTCAAAAATATTTTCGAGGAAAAGAAGGGAAATTTGCCGTATATTCAGGAAGTATAGATAATATTATCCATGCAGATGGCGGGGAATTACCAATTATTAATTTCAGTACCGTAATCACAAAATTAGTTAATCAAACTTTTACATTGCCTTATTATCTTGATGCTGAAAATATGCAGACTAAAGAAAGCAAATACACAATTTCTTTTGATAATCAAGGTCGAATAAAAGATATAACAATTATATAG
- a CDS encoding exodeoxyribonuclease VII small subunit yields the protein MKKTLKFESAIKRLEEIVEKMEGGQMDLEESLAFFEEGIKLVRFCSTKLEEAKKKIEILVKKDGKMTAEPFEPEDEKNSD from the coding sequence ATGAAAAAGACCTTGAAGTTTGAAAGCGCAATTAAACGGCTTGAAGAAATCGTGGAAAAAATGGAAGGCGGCCAGATGGATCTGGAAGAATCGCTTGCTTTTTTTGAGGAAGGGATAAAACTGGTGCGGTTTTGCTCAACAAAACTTGAAGAAGCTAAGAAGAAGATAGAAATTCTTGTAAAAAAAGACGGGAAAATGACAGCAGAACCTTTTGAACCGGAAGACGAAAAAAACAGTGATTAG
- a CDS encoding polyprenyl synthetase family protein: MELKSYLTKKSKLVEKALKKYLPKDNSLISRAMRYSVFAGGKRLRPILVILGAEICGSKNIADILPAATALEFIHTYSLIHDDLPSMDNDDLRRGKPTSHKKFGEATAILAGDALLTDAFRLMGNLGENKRLNKQRIIDSVLVLAKLAGYKGMIGGQMKDTIETNRWNKMNLNTAKKNLEFIHLNKTAALIQASLLIGATLFNASKKQLNALNQFGRYVGLAFQAVDDILDITADKKLLGKRGSDLENNKLTYPSLYGLEESQNKAKKLIINAKKSLNIFGKKAEILSQLADYIIQRQY, encoded by the coding sequence ATGGAACTGAAAAGCTATTTAACCAAAAAGTCAAAGTTAGTGGAAAAAGCGCTGAAAAAATATCTGCCGAAAGATAATTCGTTAATTTCAAGGGCAATGAGATATTCTGTTTTTGCCGGAGGAAAACGCCTCAGGCCAATCCTTGTAATTTTGGGAGCTGAAATTTGCGGTTCAAAAAATATTGCGGATATTTTGCCGGCAGCCACGGCTTTAGAATTTATTCATACCTATTCTTTGATTCATGACGATCTTCCCTCAATGGACAATGATGATTTGCGCAGAGGAAAACCCACCAGCCACAAAAAATTCGGAGAAGCAACTGCTATATTGGCCGGCGACGCTCTTTTAACGGACGCATTTCGTTTGATGGGAAACCTTGGCGAAAACAAACGGTTAAACAAACAAAGAATAATTGATTCAGTGCTTGTGCTTGCTAAACTTGCCGGATATAAGGGAATGATTGGCGGCCAAATGAAAGATACCATTGAGACAAATCGATGGAACAAGATGAATTTGAATACTGCCAAGAAAAACCTTGAATTTATTCATTTAAATAAAACCGCCGCCTTAATTCAGGCAAGTCTTCTTATCGGGGCAACTCTTTTTAATGCCAGCAAAAAACAACTGAATGCCTTAAATCAATTCGGCAGATATGTTGGCCTTGCTTTTCAAGCAGTGGATGATATCCTTGACATAACTGCCGATAAGAAACTTCTTGGAAAAAGGGGAAGCGACCTGGAAAATAATAAGCTGACTTACCCGTCATTATACGGATTGGAAGAATCCCAAAATAAAGCTAAGAAATTGATTATTAATGCAAAAAAAAGCCTGAACATATTTGGTAAAAAAGCCGAGATTTTGTCGCAGTTGGCCGATTATATAATTCAAAGGCAATATTAG
- the dxs gene encoding 1-deoxy-D-xylulose-5-phosphate synthase yields the protein MGILEKITKPEDLKSVKREALPELAKEIRYEMIKTVSQTGGHLASSLGTVELSIALHYVYDAPKDKIIWDVGHQAYAHKLLTGRYGRFHTLRQYGGISGFPNREESEYDPFTVGHSSTAISAALGYALARDIKGQDNKVVAIIGDGSMTGGMSFEALQNAGHLGTDILVILNDNEMFISHRVGALAGYLAKIITAGTWKGFEKKIEKFFKRLHFWGAQILRVAKRFKVLLFPGMLFEEMGFSYVGPVDGHNINDLIDILNGVKKLKAPMLLHVITKKGKGFSAAESDPTKFHGIGKFNISSGEIESGSNVPSYTSVFSNTLIKLAKENEKIVAITAAMAEGTGLDAFRREFPRRFFDVGIAEEHAVTFAAGLACEGMRPVCAIYSTFLQRSLDQMIHDVALQKLPVVFAIDRAGIVGEDGPTHQGAFDLSYLRFIPNFTIMAPADENELQHMLKTAFTLEGPVAIRYPRGHGIGINLDNELKVLRPGKAEIKKEGKDLYILAIGNTVYPSLEASKILADKNIKAGVVNMRFLKPLDAKLILSLAQKTKYFAVIEENSSIGGLYSAVSERLAGKNIHVFETGFPDHFIEHGSPDILREKYGFTPGKIAGKIAAWYRTFK from the coding sequence ATGGGAATACTTGAAAAAATTACGAAGCCCGAAGATCTAAAGAGTGTAAAAAGAGAAGCTTTGCCTGAACTTGCAAAAGAAATTAGATACGAAATGATAAAAACTGTGTCCCAAACAGGCGGGCATCTTGCCTCAAGTCTTGGCACGGTTGAGTTATCAATAGCTCTCCATTATGTTTACGATGCGCCGAAAGATAAAATAATCTGGGATGTAGGACACCAGGCGTATGCGCATAAGCTTCTTACAGGGCGATACGGCAGGTTTCATACATTAAGACAATACGGGGGAATAAGCGGTTTCCCAAACAGGGAAGAATCGGAATACGATCCTTTTACTGTCGGGCATTCTTCTACCGCAATTTCTGCGGCACTGGGTTATGCTCTTGCAAGGGACATTAAGGGACAGGATAATAAAGTAGTTGCCATTATCGGCGACGGTTCAATGACGGGCGGAATGTCGTTTGAAGCCCTGCAGAACGCCGGGCATCTGGGAACAGATATCCTTGTTATTTTAAACGACAATGAGATGTTTATTTCTCACCGAGTCGGCGCTTTAGCAGGTTATTTAGCGAAAATAATTACCGCCGGCACATGGAAAGGCTTTGAAAAGAAGATTGAGAAATTTTTTAAGCGGCTGCATTTTTGGGGCGCGCAGATTTTACGCGTTGCAAAAAGGTTTAAAGTTCTGCTTTTCCCAGGAATGCTTTTTGAAGAAATGGGTTTTTCTTATGTCGGGCCTGTGGACGGGCATAATATTAATGACCTTATTGATATCCTTAACGGAGTAAAAAAACTGAAAGCTCCGATGCTGCTGCACGTTATAACAAAAAAGGGTAAAGGTTTTTCAGCGGCGGAAAGCGACCCAACAAAATTTCACGGTATAGGAAAATTTAATATTTCTTCAGGAGAAATTGAGTCCGGCTCTAATGTTCCAAGCTACACTTCGGTTTTTTCAAATACTTTGATAAAGCTTGCGAAAGAAAACGAAAAAATAGTTGCCATTACGGCAGCGATGGCGGAAGGCACGGGTTTAGACGCATTCAGAAGAGAGTTCCCGAGACGTTTTTTTGATGTCGGGATAGCCGAAGAACATGCAGTGACCTTTGCTGCCGGGCTTGCCTGCGAAGGGATGCGCCCGGTATGCGCAATTTATTCCACTTTTTTGCAGAGAAGCCTGGATCAAATGATACACGATGTTGCTCTTCAAAAACTTCCGGTTGTTTTTGCAATAGATCGGGCAGGGATAGTCGGTGAAGACGGGCCCACTCATCAGGGAGCGTTTGATCTTTCGTACTTGAGATTTATTCCAAATTTTACGATTATGGCGCCTGCCGACGAAAATGAACTTCAGCATATGCTAAAAACAGCATTTACTTTGGAGGGCCCTGTCGCAATACGCTACCCTAGAGGGCATGGCATAGGAATAAACTTGGATAATGAACTTAAAGTTCTACGGCCGGGAAAAGCTGAAATAAAAAAAGAGGGAAAAGATCTTTATATTCTTGCGATAGGAAATACCGTTTATCCGTCACTAGAGGCTTCAAAAATTTTGGCTGATAAAAACATTAAAGCCGGGGTAGTGAACATGCGTTTTTTGAAACCGCTTGATGCCAAGCTAATTTTATCTTTAGCTCAAAAAACAAAATATTTTGCTGTTATTGAAGAAAATTCATCAATCGGCGGATTATACAGCGCCGTCAGCGAACGATTAGCCGGAAAAAACATCCATGTTTTTGAAACCGGATTTCCTGACCACTTTATTGAGCACGGAAGCCCCGATATACTTAGAGAAAAATATGGGTTTACTCCTGGAAAAATCGCGGGAAAAATAGCAGCGTGGTACCGCACATTTAAATAA
- a CDS encoding TlyA family RNA methyltransferase: protein MDKILFDKGLAETQTKAQGLIISGAILVDGVPILKPGTFVLSSSDITIKKTKTYVSRGGLKIESAARNLNISFKDKICMDIGASTGGFTDFMLLNGAKKVYAVDVGRNLLHEKLKDDPRVVNIESVNFRYFSKELLKDNIGFVTIDVSFISLEKILPVAFEIINSGGEILALVKPQFESLPKELKKGVVRDESIRQKAIEKIRSFSGKLGLVLLGEADSEVKGPEGNIEHFLWLKKQ, encoded by the coding sequence TTGGATAAAATACTTTTTGATAAAGGTCTTGCCGAAACACAGACAAAAGCTCAAGGTTTAATTATTTCCGGAGCCATTCTTGTTGACGGGGTTCCGATTCTTAAGCCGGGCACTTTTGTATTGAGCTCTTCCGATATAACAATAAAGAAAACAAAAACCTATGTTTCCCGCGGCGGCTTAAAAATTGAATCGGCCGCAAGAAATCTAAATATTTCATTTAAAGATAAAATATGCATGGATATAGGGGCTTCAACAGGCGGGTTTACCGATTTTATGCTTTTAAACGGGGCAAAAAAAGTGTACGCGGTAGATGTAGGGAGGAATCTTCTTCACGAAAAATTAAAGGATGATCCGCGGGTTGTAAATATTGAAAGCGTAAATTTCCGCTATTTTTCAAAGGAATTATTGAAAGACAATATTGGATTTGTTACAATAGACGTTTCATTCATATCTCTTGAAAAAATTCTTCCGGTTGCATTTGAAATAATAAACTCAGGCGGCGAAATCCTGGCTTTGGTTAAGCCTCAATTTGAGTCTTTGCCTAAAGAGCTTAAAAAAGGTGTTGTAAGGGACGAATCCATACGGCAAAAAGCCATAGAAAAGATTAGAAGCTTCTCGGGAAAATTGGGTTTAGTTTTGTTAGGCGAAGCTGATTCTGAGGTTAAAGGCCCTGAAGGAAACATTGAGCATTTTTTGTGGCTGAAGAAACAGTAA